In Aspergillus nidulans FGSC A4 chromosome II, the genomic stretch CCGACTCTGGCGAAACTAGCTCTTTCTGGAGCCTGCCACGGGAGCAATGAATTTGCGCCACTGTTGAAAGCGTCTGCAACATTCACGGTGCCGAACAGCTCCAAGCGCAAGCGCTCGATATATTGTGACAGCCGTGGGGCCTTCCGTTGCATGGCATCACGTAGCCACGGAAGGGGGAGATCCGGAACAAGGGCAAGGCTCAGATAGCCTACTGAGAGGCAATCTAAGCTTGATGGCGTCGTCCCCAAGAGATGTGTCTTGTCATCAAGCAGTTCCTCCAGCGGCACAAATAACTCCCCGGTCAAAGCTTCCAGCCGGAAttgatgctgctgtggcGTCTTTCCTAGCAGGTTGGTAACCGTTTCACGGGGCCGAGAAATGAGGTTCTGAGGGATGCGACCAGCTGCCACGGCGGCCGAGTGATCTCGTTTCCGTTGTTCCTCTGTTGCTTCCAAGTCTAATGAAGACAGTCCGAGCGGCTCAGTTCGAGCTTTGGCCGTGGCGTGCAGCTGCGGGGGTAGGATCCATTGGTTCGGCCACTGGAGAATCGCACCATACGCCGGGGAGGTGCTGTTGTAGTAGTTTTGGCTGGTAACGTAGAgggagaggtcgaggagggcTTGGGCGTGGGATTccacgaaggaggagaagctgttGCCTGATCGTCAGTCGTGTGACCTTTCTCGCTTCCAGGTACCTCAAGGGAGATTATACGCAACGCTATCGGCTTTTTCAAGAGCGCTCAGATCTCGGTCCAGATCCCAGGCGCCATTTGAGTATTGCCGTAGGTAGTCGACGATGTTCCGGAACCGGCTAACCCACGTCGAGCCATTCTTCAGCGCGGGAAGCTCGTCTGCGGGGTAGAGCAAGGATCGTTTCAGCCAGATTGCAGATTAATCGAGAGACGGAGGAAAGGCGGAGTTGGACGTACGTGTAGGAGAGACGGTTGGATCGCTACTTGCGACGAGCACCCACGAGTCCTTGGGGACGGCCAAGGAAAAATAGGCAATTGTTGCGAGGCATTGCGCATCGATTGAGGGCAGCGAAAAGCCAGGGCCCCAGATATGGAGTTCGAGAACCATTTTGTTCCGGGaatagaagatgaagactTGGTTTGTGCCAGGATTCCCCTCACTCTGCTGGCGTAGCCTATGCCGGGCAGGAGACGCCGAAATCACGTGggggaggagctgcagcttgcCTTAGGCATGAAGGCGTCATTGTCCCGTCTCATTTTCCATTTTCAGACATCCAGAATCCCTGTGCGTTTGGCCAACGGTCACTCCGTTCTGGATCAGGAAATCGGCCGACAGCTCAAACCATATCTGTGTTCGATAAATAGAAGATGTTACTGCATATTTCATCATCTGATGCTATTTTCCGCAGGCTCCGGGCATGTCTCAGATAGCAAGGTCGAGCGTCCATATTCCACAATGTCAGACCGGTCCCGCATGTAGATTGATTCGACCAGTTGGCAATGGCGTTATCAACCCCTGTCGGAACCTTGCTAAATAGCGCAGGCTGAGCGGCCAGTGTACCTACATCCGCCCCTCCACGGCTGATCAAGGCCGCTGCTTCGCAAAAAATGGTTGGACTTCAAGCGGCTGGTCGTCACAGCAGGCCCGGGAAGAGGGAAATAGAGCCGCATCCTTCTCCCACCACCCAACGGAGGACCAACCCGATCAGGATTCTGACATCCATCCTGCAACCACTAAGCTCCGGCCGATACACACACGTTCCATGAATCCGAGCTCTCAATTGGAGCCTGCCTGCCTACTTCGGATAAAGGTCACAGCTTCCAGTTTCAATCTCTCAAGTACATACGCCTACGGTGTGTCACATCCGGAACTCGCAGTTCATCGCTAACGGGCCAACCAGCAACCACTAAGCCAGGCATATGGCTCAAGACTCCGAGGCACACCAGGTGAAACGTAAACCTTGCGGAATGGCTAGGTCTTTTGCTCATGCGCAGTCAGTTGACCTGCGATCGGGCTCCTAGGAACCTTATTCGGATAAGATTAGGCTACGACGTCCGAGCAACGGACGCCTTGTCCTCAACTTCGTATTACATACTACCCAAGATGTCAGGGCATCGCCACATTTTAAGGCCCGGTTTGGCATGACTCGAGCCCTGAGCACGGAGCACGTTTGCCTGACATTTGAGTTTGCTGAAGACTTGGAGAGGAGATAAACGCGGCACATCATTGGCGACCCAGGGACGACTATTGTCGTCATGGTATGATCAGTATCAAGGATGTGGGACCGATGTACAGCACCGGCTTACTCGGAGTAGAAGTCACAGCACTCTTGGTACGTGTTCAGCAGGTACCTGCCTTCGTTGCTCCAAGTAAGTATCACGATGAGTGGCATCATAGACCCGATGTCGTACATATGCACGCAGCTGGCGACAAATTACGTACAGCGGTGGGCTCCACCGACCTGCATGCACCCAAAGGGTTGAGGGTTAAGTGGTGCTACCGTGGTGCTGCAGTAGTACTGAGAGAGTAGCTGCGTACTCTGCTGTAATGAGCTGCTGAAACCAAAAGTGCGCTAGGTTGTCTTCTCAGATTTGAGAACTTGGACCAATCTATTGACATTTTTCATTCTTATCATCTTATCTACTTGTCAGCTGCCTCACCTCGCGCAAAGCCATTCCGGAATAATTACTGTGAACTAAATGCGAATTTGCTTttgctcctgcagctgtcCAGTGAAATGAGGGGACAGCCGAGTCGCGACAGCTGGAGGCACCAGGGAAAATAAACCGGTTATCGAACTATTGAAATCGCGCATCGGTTTGCAGGGAAGAAATTACCGGACCCGGACCGAGCCTTGGTCCTATTCTTGAAAATGGACCTGAAACCTGATTGCTCGAAACCAAGCCACGGTTGATTAGTTATTATTACAGTTACACTAATAAGTGCATTATGCATACGGATAAGGCCGTTGGAGCTGAGGCTGCGCTTGCGAGAAGTTGGAGAGACGGCCTGTCCCGGCCTGTCAGCGACTCAGCATGCAGCCCGCATCGCCATGCACCGCACTGACAGTCATTTGTCAGGCACCGCCCACcctgctccagccagtcgGGGACCAGGGCTAGGCAAAACAGGGAATCGCAGACGCAAAGTGAGCGTCAAACCGCCATCTCAACAATCGACAGTCCACGGGAGGTTCTAGTCTAGTCTGAGAGCCGAAAGGAAAATCGCGCTTAGATGAAAGCTCGATCCTCACTGCCACAAAGCTGTACACGACCCAGGGCACGACTCCATGTGTACACGTACACCAGTACGTACTGTAAGTGCAAGCGCGAGGACATCTGATCTACAATTGTTGAATTACAATGATATCAACATATTATCGATGATCGATGTCATATTATTAAGTCACGATGCGGCGCGCGATACGCGGTGGGGTATATTAACTCTATTATACATGCCGTAGCTTCAATCATGTAGCAGGTAGAAGGAAAGCGGAACAGAAgataagaaaaagaaaattggAACAGAAGCAATGCACTCTCAGGCCACGTCCATGTCAGCCTCGCACAATCCATCCAAGAGACAAGATGGGCAGATGAGTCAATGATGGCATGGCATAGCTGCGCTTTGACGTCCACGCGGTGGTgtggcggcggcgatgatCGATAACCAAAAAGCCGGGCAAGCGCTGCCGAATCAGCGCGCCAGATCGAAACCCCTGAAACTGGGTTGGACAAGCACATGCGACTGAAACGGGCTGCGGCGGTGTCGTGTCATGATGCTGTCATGGCGATATTGCTTTGCGGGGTTGGCGCCTTAATGATTGCTGACAGAGCTGGGCTGATGGCAAGCAGTAGCACGAGTGGGGTGATTTGATAGTGATTGTCGTCAAGGCAGGGGCCCCTGCACCCGAGTGAAGATCAAATACCCGCGGGTACCGGCAGACAGGATTGCGTTGTATCTGAGAGCGCTATTGCAGAAGAAGTTGGTGCAATGCGCCCGCGCTCGCTCCATTGGTGGAATGAAATAGCGAAAATAGGTGATGATGAAATCGAGAATAGCCGGAGAGTGAAACCGAGAAGGTCGATAAGAATGAAGTAAAAGATTAGGCGCCGAAAACAATTGTCGTTGCTTGAGATTGCGCTGGTCTATGCAAGTCGAGATTAAAAGCGAAGAAGCGAGTGAAAAGGCGTAGTAGTAAAAGTAATGGTAAGGTAGCTGATAGAAAAGGTCGTGGTAAGGTTCCAAGAGTGGTATCATATCCAATTCCATTGCGATGTCCCTAGCGCAACGACGGTCGCGCAGGTTCCCTGGAGTGTTCCAGGGGAACATTGCATGGAGTCGCTCGAGTCGATGGTCGTCAGGTTCGTCAGAAAGCCGAATACAGGCTTacttgggaagaggaggcagagggCCCTTTGGGGGAGGTCCAGGGCAAGGAGGAAACTGAGATGTACCGACGGAAGGCATGATGCTGGTTTGAAGAAGTCTTGTTGGTGTGATTGTCTGAGTAGTGGTAGGTGATGGTGGGAGAGTAGACGCTTGGATGTTCTGTTGTGCGGTCTGTTGTGTGGAATGCTGTATTGTAGGCTTGTAGCTTGAGACTTGAAGAGAGAAATCGCAAAGAGGGTCGACAGCGCTTATTATAGGATGCCCTGAGGAAGAACCGAGTAGGTCGAGATTATATGTCCGACGGGACCCAGAAAAAATCAAATAAAATCCATAAAATGAAAACAGAGAAGCtaaacaaaaagaaaaattaAAAAAAATAATCTCagcattattattattattattattattttttgAAGGGCATCCCTGATCGCTTCAGAAGATGGGCTCCACCCTAACCGGGCAGAGGGAGACGAACGACGTCAGTCTCAGACACTAGTCTGGGTTCCGCCATATGGCCTGCTTCCAAAGAGGAAATCCCGCGGAAGCTTTCTAGAATTCGTTCCCGTCCTCTGCTGCTTCACCGCCGAACGGTTTTTGCCTCCCCCTTTTCTGTCCCACCATTACTGATCATTTCCCGGCGACTATAAATCCAAAACACTGCTCCAATGACAAATCACACACTATATCCAGTGGCCCACTTCGAGATCTGATGACTTGCCTGTTCTTGGGAATGGGGGTGTTTGTTACCACGAAGGAGCCGTACGGTCGACTAGCGGTGGGCCGCGCTGCGCGCCGTTTCTGTCAACCTCGTATCGTTACCAGTTACCAGATGTACTGACCACCGTACGAGGAATGCTGGTGGAATGTTCAGGTGTCAGCTGCCGTCATTTGATTCAGATTGTGCATTCTTGCCCAGTCGCCGACACGTGCCGGTTCGTCGATCCTGGCCGCACAGGGTCGGCAGGGATAAGACTGGAGAGGACAAAGAGAGCGGATTTCGCAGAAATGTCAGCCAATCATGATCTCGCGACTCGATAGTGCTTACTAGCCCACTACCCACTCTGAGTGATGAATCATCAGGATTCAGAATTCAGGATGAGCGGAGATCTTAGCCTCAGCGAGTCTGCCAGAATGTCGGGACAGGTTCCAAGTTCCAAGCCACCACAAGTTTACCAGCAGAACATTCAACCAGCCAGCACAGGCAAGATGAGCTGCTGATCACTCAAATCTCAGGCTGTGCCGCTGTGGAAGAACGGCAAGGCCGCCCCTGCAGCCTTGGTCAGGGGTGGTGTCAGGAGTCTCGTGAGATTGTGACAGGTCCCCGCATGGTTG encodes the following:
- a CDS encoding glutathione S-transferase family protein (transcript_id=CADANIAT00004909) is translated as MVLELHIWGPGFSLPSIDAQCLATIAYFSLAVPKDSWVLVASSDPTVSPTHELPALKNGSTWVSRFRNIVDYLRQYSNGAWDLDRDLSALEKADSVAFSSFVESHAQALLDLSLYVTSQNYYNSTSPAYGAILQWPNQWILPPQLHATAKARTEPLGLSSLDLEATEEQRKRDHSAAVAAGRIPQNLISRPRETVTNLLGKTPQQHQFRLEALTGELFVPLEELLDDKTHLLGTTPSSLDCLSVGYLSLALVPDLPLPWLRDAMQRKAPRLSQYIERLRLELFGTVNVADAFNSGANSLLPWQAPERASFARVGTSLLTSLADSTPILKEIRMNNKLRETAECSSAGLSEVESKSLSEYARAQGKDTLLSIATVIGGVAALIGYMAHIGVFSAPQEEEKEEPEEYQVELPKSISANDFLGI
- a CDS encoding uncharacterized protein (transcript_id=CADANIAT00004910): MFPWNTPGNLRDRRCARDIAMELDMIPLLEPYHDLFYQLPYHYFYYYAFSLASSLLISTCIDQRNLKQRQLFSAPNLLLHSYRPSRFHSPAILDFIITYFRYFIPPMERARAHCTNFFCNSALRYNAILSAGTRGYLIFTRVQGPLP